One Triticum dicoccoides isolate Atlit2015 ecotype Zavitan chromosome 5B, WEW_v2.0, whole genome shotgun sequence genomic window carries:
- the LOC119305525 gene encoding uncharacterized protein LOC119305525: MILLDEEGTMIHGKVMKHMVNKFRPLIREGLVYMISNFKVMSAMNFRPVDSEKVLNFLHTTKIQEIKGQKNIKIAEQSFTFCTVEVLYTRDSQKIYLSDVIGIASYIGHIEETQTTHGISKIRDIVLRIEDQKINIRLWGNKVGQIDEDSLGRVVIVTSTTVRKLKEYSLSSTGATRVYINLDIPETNELQTRYCLQDDMVEEIEPEAHLQGTIQEQMLYNRRTLKEITEITYESEKQEKFYTAEAMIKSINTSDEWYYIGCRKCNKKVQKQGNHFYSLKCEKEPEKICPRYKLKLEICDLSATTTCTMFEAEAKKLIKQSASVLIERDDCDIHEQTKQIQKICGQRLIFQFRLNDYNLKYGYQEYTIHRIFFIDSEKDTSVNHSNVEQMEDDKPILTDTKKTRRTRNTRHVVHSDEESENLDSQEKDEFISVVDKESKKKGIQKDSHEQADKLSVMKTIKQELEDGEPTINRTKRGRRSSTTHYVHLDEEPKTEGSQEIMKSKSKEAGPKRKRTVTRKCVGINSKQVKNDHEEESEQAGTEEHNDSRPRTRRSCVNKELMNKDIKKCDVSRTQKSNR, encoded by the exons ATGATACTACTTGATGAAGAG GGTACTATGATACATGGCAAGGTAATGAAGCATATGGTTAACAAGTTCAGACCATTGATCCGAGAAGGTTTAGTCTACATGATATCAAATTTTAAGGTTATGTCTGCAATGAATTTCCGCCCTGTTGATAGCGAAAAGGTTCTAAATTTCTTGCACACGACAAAAATTCAAGAGATAAAAGgtcaaaaaaatatcaaaatagCAGAACAAAGCTTCACGTTTTGTACTGTTGAAGTTCTTTACACAAGAGACAGCCAAAAGATTTACTTATCTG ATGTCATTGGCATAGCAAGTTACATAGGACATATTGAAGAAACACAGACAACCCACGGGATTTCAAAGATTCGAGATATTGTGCTTCGGATTGA GGATCAAAAAATTAATATTAGACTATGGGGTAATaaggttggtcaaattgatgaaGATTCTTTGGGGCGTGTGGTCATCGTAACATCAACTACTGTTAGAAAACTCAAAG AGTACTCGCTGTCATCTACAGGTGCGACCAGAGTTTACATCAATTTGGATATCCCTGAAACAAATGAGCTTCAAACGAG GTATTGCTTGCAAGATGATATGGTAGAAGAAATAGAGCCGGAAGCCCATTTGCAAGGCACAATTCAAGAACAGATGCTCTATAATAGAAGAACCCTAAAAGAAATAACTGAAATTACATATGAATCTGAAAAACAG GAAAAGTTCTATACTGCAGAAGCAATGATTAAGTCAATTAATACATCAGATGAGTGGTACTACATAGGATGCCGTAAATGCAACAAAAAAGTACAGAAACAAGGGAACCACTTCTACAGTCTGAAATGTGAAAAAGAACCTGAGAAGATATGTCCAAG GTACAAACTGAAACTAGAGATATGTGATctgagtgcaacaacaacttgcaCCATGTTTGAGGCAGAAGCAAAAAAATTGATTAAGCAATCTGCAAGTGTTTTGATAGAGAGGGATGATTGTGATATCCATGAGCagacaaaacaaatccagaaaataTGTGGGCAGAGATTGATTTTTCAATTCAGATTGAATGACTATAATTTGAAGTACGGTTATCAAGAATACACTATTCATAGAATCTTTTTCATAGATTCTGAAAAAGATACATCAGTAAATCATTCAAATGTTGAGCAG ATGGAGGATGATAAACCCATTCTAACAGACACTAAAAAGACTAGGAGGACTAGGAACACACGCCATGTTGTACATTCTGATGAAGAATCAGAAAATCTGGATAGTCAAGAGAAAGATGAATTCATATCTGTTGTTGATAAGGAATCTAAGAAAAAGGGAATTCAAAAAGATAGCCAT GAGCAAGCGGACAAGTTATCAGTTATGAAAACTATAAAGCAAGAACTAGAGGATGGTGAACCCACTATTAACCGGACTAAAAGGGGTAGGAGAAGTAGCACAACTCATTATGTACACCTTGATGAAGAACCAAAAACTGAAGGTAGTCAGGAAATAATGAAATCAAAATCTAAGGAAGCAGGCCCCAAGAGGAAACGCACCGTAACTCGCAAATGTGTTGGTATTAATAGCAAACAAGTAAAGAATGACCATGAAGAAGAATCAGAACAGGCAGGTACTGAGGAGCACAATGATTCAAGGCCTAGGACAAGGCGTAGTTGTGTCAATAAAGAATTGATGAACAAAGACATTAAGAAGTGTGATGTATCAAGAACTCAAAAGTCAAATCGCTGA